The Ignavibacteriales bacterium sequence TAATCAATATTAAACGGTAATTAAGTTTCATTAACCGAAGGACCTCCAGTATTACTAAATAAGAAAGCGGAAGGAAAACTAATTTTTAATGATACTTTGAAAATTCAATATCATCCGAAGATGGAATGCATTTATTAAGTCGGTCTAATACTGCGTGTATATTTTTCTATCGGCTCTCTCAAAAATTATTTTTGTTCTTCTTTTTTCTCTAACAGTTTTTTGTATTTGTCCATCTTATCAAAATTCTCCTGCCTTATATCACGCAATGCAGAATCGTCTTTAAGTTTTTGAATTCTATCTTTAAGAGAAGGAAGCAATTCCGCCTTTATCAGCATAATTACTTCTTTTCTAATAGTTTCTTTGGAGTCGTATCCGGCTAAGTAACGTATACCCAAAACCCACCAAGGAAGATCTTTCAAAAATGGAATCCCTCTACGGACTGAAATTTCTTGATTTTCGAACAAGCCGCCGATGGCAGTTTCTTCTTTATCTAAAAGGAGAACATCTGTTGTAACTACATTTTTACTTACGTTTGTACTAAGAGCATCTCTTGAAACCACACTGCTGCGTTCAATATTTAATTTGAGAAGAACGTATGTTATCCCTTCTTCGTTAAAAATATGAGGCGTAACTTTAATTATGGTTCCGGTCGGATAAAATTTATCGAGAAGATTTCCGGCAAAATCTCTTTCTTTAATTGAGAAGTCATTTCCAATTTGAGTTGTTCCTTCAACACCGTCTCTTGCTGTAATTATTGGGCGGGCAATAATTTGGCCTAAGTTCTCAGTTTCAAAAAATCTGAACAACCCTGTAGCGGTTCCATCCCATTTACCAGCAGTAAAATTTGTGCTGTTATTAATTTCATACGTTGGAGGTTTTTGAATTACCTGCGTTTGACCGGTGTTAGCTGCTGTTTGCTGTTGCTGCTGTTCTTGAAGCGTAATTATTTTAGTCCCGATTGAAAGACCGGATTGTGAAAGAAGAAATTCCCAGTTAATTCCTCTTTCACGCAGATCATCAATATTAGCTTCAAAAAGTACGGCGGAAATTTTAACTTCCCTTTCATCTATAGGTGCGTAAGCATCTTTTGCCAATGTAGCTTTTGATTCGTCTTTCTTTTTAACAATCAATGTAGATTCCGTTTCTTCGACAATTAGATTGTTATATTGGACAATTACAAAGAGCGCTCTTTTATAAGGCCATTTATCAATTTCAATTCCAATGGGAGTTGTTAGAGTAACAGTAGTAACGATTCTCTTGCCCGTTAATTTTTCACTTACCTTGCTGAGAACCTGGATAGCCTGATCGAATGTAATTGTTTCGGAAAGAGAAACAAGTTCCTCCGGGTTTACCGCACCTTTTAATTTTTCTTTCAGATCAACCTGCGCATTGACACTAAATGTTAACCCGGATAAAAACAAAATTATAAATAGCTTTTTCATTTTATTTACTCAGTTTTTTTTCTTTTTCAAGTTTCAAAGTAACATTCTCGATGATGCCGCCCTTATTCAGGACGAAATTCACTTCGGTGTTCTGATAATTTATGTTAGTAAGATATCCCAAATAAACTTTATCTCCTTCCCATAGCAGGTAAGTATTTCCGCTAGCATCAACCAGAAAAGCTCCGTCAGGAATTAACGCTAAAAGCTGCGCAGATTGAACATCCAACAGGTTGTCTTGGTTAGCAGGTATTTCGTTCCGGATTAACGGATAGAAAAAATCGTAAGCTGGGTTGGGTACAATAGAATTTTCTTTAAGATCCTTCACAAAAAATCTATTGTCCGATGAGAAATAAGTTTTGGCTTTAAATTCATACTTAACCAAATAATGCGGAGTTCCGTCCGCATCTACTTTGACGTTGTTAGATAATGAAACGGCTTCAATTTTCTTTAACTGCTTACTCTCTTCAATAGCATAAATTAATCTTATAAGATCGTTAAATTCAGCAACTCCATTCAAAGTGTAATGATAAATATTGTAATTAGTAGCTGTCTCTGTTTCATTGAACTCAATATTTACATATGAATTGCTTGAGAAACCATAGCTGACTTGATTTACAAAATCGAAGAAAGAAGCCTGAGATACATTAAACGGAATATTGTATTTTCTATTAGCCAAGATAGAATCGAGTTCTGCAACACGTTTAGTTAGCAATGCAAGCTGAAGATTTAAGGATTCCGTATCAAGTTGATAAAGTTTTAGGTCTTTAATTTTTTTCTGCTTCTCGCTTATTTTAGCTTTTTGATAAACAAAGTTAAAAGCAACACTGCTCAAACCAATGATAATGAAAATTATCAGAATGATGATTGTATTTTTAACTTTGCTGCTCATTGAGTCTTCGTTGAATCGTTTTGTAATCTTAAGTTAATTGTGTATGAGAAAGCGCTCTTTTCTCTTAACGGTTCGAAATTAATGTTTTTGAGAAGTGACGATTTGTTAATACCAGCAAATTCGGTAAGCACACTTCTGGATAATGAATAACCTGTAAGTTTAATTTCGTCTCTAGAAACCGGTTCTATTTTACTAACCCAAAAATTTCTTCTTGTTTCGGCAAAATCTGAAATTTTTCCAAGCGATGAGTTCCACAGGCCGGCTCCTTCACTAGCGTCGTCGATAATTTTTTGTGTGGCATCAAAACTATTTATTCGGGTTTCGAGTGGAGTGATTTCTTGTACAAGAGCCTGATTCTGTATTTGTCTCTGATTAAGACGGTTAATTTCAAAATCCAATTCCTTTATATCTCTAAAATTGGATAGAGTTTTGAAAGTAAAGAAAAACGCGGCGCCGAATAAGAAAGGCATTAATGCGTAGCTATGCCATCCGAATTGTAAAAACTTTTGATTCTCTTGAATATATTTTGGTAGAAAATTTACACCTACGTGCGTCTTATCCAATTCATCGAAATATTCAATCCCGGCTGAAATTGGAATTGCAAACAAAGCGAGATTTTTCTGGTCTTCTTCGTTGAGTTCTGTTGAATCGAAGTTTTCAAATTTTAGTTCCGATACATTTGCTTCCGGAAACGTACCGTAAAAGGAAAGGATTAAATTTTCAGATCTGTCTTCTCCGCATAAAATAATGTTATCGAGTTTAGAAATACCGCCGTTTTCCATTTCAAGAAGAATTTTTGAAAAATAAACATCATACGTATGAAGATTTTTTGTACCGATGTCTAGCGGTGAACCGATATGTTTTAATTTTTGTCCTTCTAGAAAAATAAGTTTACTATATTCTTTTCCAATGTAAACAATGAGCGAATTATCTTCCGGGAAAAATTTTGTTGATTTTGAAACATAATACGTAAGAGAAAGTTCAGCTGTTTTTATTGTAGGAATTTTCAGATAACGTCGCTTATTAAAATTTGCAAGCTGACCAATCAAATCAACACAAGGCATATCCCCTTCAAGAAAAACCCCGAGCATTGATTTTTCATTCATTTCAGTAATATCAACTAAATCTTCTGTAACCGTAATTCCTTTTGTTACTTGAAGATCACTAATAACCGATTGTATTAATTTCTTCTTGTTTTGATTGCGCGGTCCATCGTATGAATGATAGTTTACTATCGGTTCGGTTACAATCGGAATGAAAAGCATATTACGTAATTTCAAATCGTGCAGCGCGGCATCAAGCATTTCAACGTCTGAACTTTCGTGAGATTGTGAATCTACAGTACTCACTGAATCGAGGTTGTCGAAGGATAAATCGGTATCCATTACCTTATTTTCCAATTCAACCATTACTTCCTTCTTTGAAGAAGAAAGAATTGATCGGGAAACGGTTAAGGATGATACGCGATGAACCTTGACACCGTTATTATCTTTGGATAAAACAGCAAGTTTTGCATCGGTTCCTTCGCAATATAGACAAACAACCTGTTTCAAATTATCCTTTCATCAATTGCAAGATTCTGGTCTTATTATTAGCGTAAGACACGGCATTTTCCTTAGAAATCTTTCTTTCTGCATACAAACGTAGCAAATCTTGTTCCATCGTAATCATGCCTTGAGGGGCGCCTTGATTGATCATCATGTAAATTTCACTCGTATTATTGTTCTTTATTGCCGCTTTAACAGAAGGAGTAACTATTAGAACCTCTTTTGCAAGCACACGTTTGCCATCTAAACTCGGCACCAATTTTTGAGAAACGACCGATATTAAGACATCCGCTAGTCTATTTCTCACTCTTTCCTGCTCATTTGGATGTATTTCTGCAACTATTCTATCAATTGATTCAGTCGCCGAAGAGGTATGAAGTGTTGAAAAAACTTTATGACCAGTGTCTGTAACCTCCAGAGCTGATAAAATTGTCTCCGGATCACGCATTTCTCCAATTACAATTATGTCCGGGTCTTGTCGCAATGATTGTATTACTCCCTCTTTGAATGATATTACATCTCTTCCAACTTCGCGATGTTTAATAATTGAGACTCGGGATTTATGGACAAACTCAACCGGAGAAGCAATAACAACTATATGACATGGGTCAGAATCGTTATGATAATCTATAATCGCATCAAGTGTTGCCGATTTACCGGAACCCGTAATTCCGGTTATTAATGATAGCCCAAATTTTATATAATTGTGGCTCATCATTTTAATTGCGAACGGGTGAAAATCGAGAGATTCGATAGGACGAATTCTGGCTTGAATATAACGCATATTTAAAGCCACACTATCAAGATCAAAATAAGCATCGGCACGAAAACGAACTACTGCTTGCACTTTATCATACTTGAAAGAATAGCTAAAATCCAAATTTCTTTCAGACAGAAGCATTTCGCATTGGGTTTTGTTCAATAGCGCAATGATTAGTGTCGAAGCTTCATCTTCTGAAAACTGGGGAAGATCGCTAGCACGTTCTTTTTTGCCAAAGATCCTCATCCATACAAAATTTTGTGCTCCGTATCCGCCGATTTCGATATCGGATGCTTGACGGTCAATCATTGTTCCCAGTATATTATTAATCAAGTTAAGCAACTGCATTTTATGTTCAACTTGAAGTTCGTTTATATGCTCAATAATATATCGAACACGTTCCGGACCTAGGACAGTTGTAGGAATTTTTGTGGTAAATGCTGTGAGGATTTGTTTTGCGTCTGCAATCATCAAGAATAACCGTCTTAATTGGTGAAAAGCATAGTATAAAATACTTTATTTAAATATAATAAGCATTGTAAAATTAGTCTTCCATTGTCGCGCCGATCACTTCCTGAATTGAAGTTAAGCCAAGTTTAACTTTTTCAAAGCCGGAATCTCTCAAACTCATTGTTCCATCTAGTCTGGCTTGATTTCTAATAGCTTCTTCATCAACATCTTCTCCAGAACTAACAATCGCCTTTCTAATTTCTTTTGTGAAATAGAGCGCTTCATGAATTGCCATTCTACCTTTATATCCCGTGTGATTACATCTCTCGCAACTACCCGCTTCGAAAATTTCGTAACCGGTCCATTCTTTAATATCTAGACCGGAAGGAAGAATGTGTTCTTCTAGGTTTGCAACTTTCTTCTTACAGTTTTCACATAGTTTTCTTATGAGACGTTGTGCCACAATAATATTAATCGCGTAAGCAATTAAAAACGGTTCTACTCCCATTTTAAATAAACGTGCAACTGCGCTTGGCGCATCGTTAGTGTGCAATGTTGAAAATGTTAAATGTCCGGTGTTTGCAAGCTTTATAGCTGTCTCAGCTGTTTCTTTATCGCGCATTTCACCAACCAGAACAATGTCTGGATCGTGACGAAGAATTGATCTGATTGCTTGTTCAAAATTCATTTTATAACCGATCTTTAACTGTCTGGCGCCTTCAATAACATATTCAACCGGATCTTCAACCGTAAGAATATTTTTTTCAGGTGTAATAACTTGATATAACGCGGCAACAAGAGTGGTTGATTTTCCGCTTCCAGTTGGGCCGGTCAAAATAATCATTCCTTGAGGTAGATTGATTGCTTTAGCAAAAGCAGTGTGCGCATAACCGGTAAGACCAAGTTTGCCTAAATCACGTATTACTTTTCGATCGTCAAGAATTCTTATTACAATGCTCTCAAATTTGTTTTTTAATTCTGTTCCGACCATTGGTAATACAGAAACTCTGTAACGAATTATATGTCCATCTATTTCGCGCTGAATAAAACCGTCTTGAGCTCGTTCCCGTTCAAATCGGTCAAGACCTTTGGACCGATCTTTTACAACAGCCATAACAGCTTCCGGCAAGGTTCCTTCTTGAGTATGCCAAAGCATTAATTTTCCATCAAGACGAAAATGAATTTCAGTTTTATTGCCTGATTTGGGAATTAAATGAATATCGCTGACTCCTTTACGGGTTCCCTCAACCAATGCTGCTTCAACAAGGTTAACAAGTGCGCTTTTATTAATTTCAGCATCAAGTTCTTCTTCATTAACCGAGGCTTCATCCTGAACCACTTGAATCTCTTCCCCCGCTTCCTGAATCATTCTTAAATATTCATTTTCGGTTGGGGCCAGAATTGAAACAAGTTTATCGTAATCTCGTTTTCGAAGATAATTTATTTCATATTTTTTTACGTTTAGTGTATAGGCAACTTTAGCAAGATTTCTGTCTGTGGGGTCCACGGCTGCTAGAATTAACTTATCTTTAATTTTATCGTCATATTTGAATGGAATTACCCTGTGTGTAAGAAGCATTTTTTTTACATCATCACCCTGACGCGTCATCAAGTTTTTTATTTCTGCTATACGTTCATCCGAAAGTTCTTCCGGACGAACATTAAGTTCTTTAAAAGCATATAGTACCGCTACTTCTCTAAAAATAATATCGTGATCAAATTTGAATTCATCAACCAGGATCTGAGCAAGGTTTCTCTTCAGCTTTGTTTGATCCGCGTCTTTAATTTTGAGTGATTGTTCTAATATGGAGTGATCAATTATTCCTTTCTTTAAGAGAAGGTAACCAATCTTATCAGTCATCTCAAGCTGAGCATCTATCATTGTTGATTCTTCCTTAATATTTTTATTTCATTGATGGTGATTTTGGATTAATAGTTGCTGTTTCGGCCGATACAAGAGTAAGTCCAATCATCACTATCATAATAACCATCGCAATTCCAACTTGTATAAGTTCTATAACATTTTTTAATCTAAATACTGTTTCGCTTTCATAATAATTTGCAAGCTGGAAAGCGGTATTTTTTATTGTACCGGTTTCTTCACCCGAGTGAAATCTTGATAATGCCGTTTCTGTAAACACGCCGCAAGCTTCGAATGATTCTGTAATTCCAACTCCTTTTTTAATCATAAGAGGAATTGCAACATTTTTAATTTGTTGTTCAAAGTAAACGTTTCCGGTAGCTTCGGCGGCAATTCGAATCGGCTCTATACTTTCAGCTGAGCCGCTATAGAGAGTATAAAATACTCGACAGAAAACTTCAATACATGTTTTATGAATTAACGAGCCCATTACCGGAAGTTTGAGCATATAGCGGTCAAAAAATAATCTACCTTTTTTTGTCTTACCAAATTGCCAAAGTATAATCGGCGGAGCTATACAAACAATGGCGACTAAAAGACCATTTCCCATAAGAAAGTTACTTATCTTCAATGTAGCCGCTGTCATTGGCGGAAGCGGTATATCAAACTTTACAAACAATTTTGCTGTTGCCGGAAAAATATACCCGACATAAAAAAGTACAGCTAGAAAAAGCACAAACAGAGTTACCATAGGAGTGATTAGAGCGCTTCGCAAGTTTTTTTTAAATTCTTGTTGTCTTTCTAAAAATTTTGCGGTTGCTTTATAAATTTCCGACATGTTACCACTCTTTGATGCAAGTCCAAGCATATATGCTGTAAATTTTCCAAACACCGATTGATAACGTAAAAAAGTAGTCTCGCTATCCGCACCTTTTTTAAGTTCATTGTTGATTTGTTTTAATGCTTCTTTAAGAGATTTGTTTGAAGTATCATTTATAAGTAAAGTTAGAATTTCACTATAAGGGAGTTTTTGCTCTAACAATTCGGCACTTATTTTTACAAA is a genomic window containing:
- a CDS encoding PilT/PilU family type 4a pilus ATPase produces the protein MIADAKQILTAFTTKIPTTVLGPERVRYIIEHINELQVEHKMQLLNLINNILGTMIDRQASDIEIGGYGAQNFVWMRIFGKKERASDLPQFSEDEASTLIIALLNKTQCEMLLSERNLDFSYSFKYDKVQAVVRFRADAYFDLDSVALNMRYIQARIRPIESLDFHPFAIKMMSHNYIKFGLSLITGITGSGKSATLDAIIDYHNDSDPCHIVVIASPVEFVHKSRVSIIKHREVGRDVISFKEGVIQSLRQDPDIIVIGEMRDPETILSALEVTDTGHKVFSTLHTSSATESIDRIVAEIHPNEQERVRNRLADVLISVVSQKLVPSLDGKRVLAKEVLIVTPSVKAAIKNNNTSEIYMMINQGAPQGMITMEQDLLRLYAERKISKENAVSYANNKTRILQLMKG
- a CDS encoding GspE/PulE family protein, yielding MIDAQLEMTDKIGYLLLKKGIIDHSILEQSLKIKDADQTKLKRNLAQILVDEFKFDHDIIFREVAVLYAFKELNVRPEELSDERIAEIKNLMTRQGDDVKKMLLTHRVIPFKYDDKIKDKLILAAVDPTDRNLAKVAYTLNVKKYEINYLRKRDYDKLVSILAPTENEYLRMIQEAGEEIQVVQDEASVNEEELDAEINKSALVNLVEAALVEGTRKGVSDIHLIPKSGNKTEIHFRLDGKLMLWHTQEGTLPEAVMAVVKDRSKGLDRFERERAQDGFIQREIDGHIIRYRVSVLPMVGTELKNKFESIVIRILDDRKVIRDLGKLGLTGYAHTAFAKAINLPQGMIILTGPTGSGKSTTLVAALYQVITPEKNILTVEDPVEYVIEGARQLKIGYKMNFEQAIRSILRHDPDIVLVGEMRDKETAETAIKLANTGHLTFSTLHTNDAPSAVARLFKMGVEPFLIAYAINIIVAQRLIRKLCENCKKKVANLEEHILPSGLDIKEWTGYEIFEAGSCERCNHTGYKGRMAIHEALYFTKEIRKAIVSSGEDVDEEAIRNQARLDGTMSLRDSGFEKVKLGLTSIQEVIGATMED
- a CDS encoding type II secretion system F family protein → MIETRFTAQKPNGQIISGSFSEPSFGEAKKKIQKLAEKNQLKIQKIEKRVGYVYKIKRGKEKPITGEQRAYNKDEVVNALRKLGYEVISVNRKYLEFNFKPPQQDIVSFVKISAELLEQKLPYSEILTLLINDTSNKSLKEALKQINNELKKGADSETTFLRYQSVFGKFTAYMLGLASKSGNMSEIYKATAKFLERQQEFKKNLRSALITPMVTLFVLFLAVLFYVGYIFPATAKLFVKFDIPLPPMTAATLKISNFLMGNGLLVAIVCIAPPIILWQFGKTKKGRLFFDRYMLKLPVMGSLIHKTCIEVFCRVFYTLYSGSAESIEPIRIAAEATGNVYFEQQIKNVAIPLMIKKGVGITESFEACGVFTETALSRFHSGEETGTIKNTAFQLANYYESETVFRLKNVIELIQVGIAMVIMIVMIGLTLVSAETATINPKSPSMK